From Bradyrhizobium sp. NDS-1, the proteins below share one genomic window:
- a CDS encoding L-fuculose-phosphate aldolase, with protein MTSRETELELRQSVIDACREMAAQGINQGTSGNISVRTDDGMLLTPSGLPYDRMRPEDIVAMKWDGSWSAPAGNVPSTEWRFHLDILKSKPEVGAVVHAHPIFCTVIAIMNRAIPAIHYMIAAAGGNDIPCAPYAQYGTAELSQAALDALRYRRACLLAHHGLIAVGPNLRKALWLAVEVEVLAKQYHGCLQLGSPPLLPDEEIDSILKRWGQYGLRDSDGGPKIPQRPS; from the coding sequence ATGACCAGTCGCGAAACAGAGCTCGAGCTTCGTCAGTCCGTCATCGACGCATGTCGTGAGATGGCGGCGCAAGGTATCAACCAGGGAACGTCCGGAAACATCAGCGTCCGAACCGACGACGGCATGCTGTTGACGCCGTCCGGTCTTCCCTACGACCGCATGAGGCCCGAGGACATCGTGGCCATGAAGTGGGACGGCTCGTGGAGCGCGCCGGCCGGCAACGTTCCGTCGACGGAATGGCGTTTTCACCTCGACATCCTGAAGTCGAAACCGGAGGTCGGCGCCGTCGTCCACGCACATCCGATCTTCTGCACCGTCATCGCGATCATGAATCGCGCGATCCCCGCGATTCACTACATGATCGCCGCTGCTGGCGGAAACGACATTCCCTGCGCGCCCTATGCCCAATACGGCACGGCCGAACTGTCGCAGGCGGCCCTGGACGCGCTTCGCTATCGACGCGCCTGCCTGCTCGCACATCACGGGCTGATCGCCGTCGGTCCTAATTTGCGCAAGGCCTTGTGGCTCGCCGTGGAGGTCGAGGTGCTCGCCAAGCAATATCACGGCTGTCTTCAACTTGGCTCTCCTCCGCTGCTGCCGGACGAGGAGATCGACAGCATCCTGAAGCGATGGGGGCAGTACGGCCTGCGCGATAGCGACGGCGGGCCCAAGATCCCCCAGCGTCCGAGTTAG
- a CDS encoding peroxidase-related enzyme (This protein belongs to a clade of uncharacterized proteins related to peroxidases such as the alkylhydroperoxidase AhpD.), translating to MSAPAISRFPVPDIATLPEDIRSRIEAVQEKSGFVPNVFLTLAHRPDEFRAFFAYHDALMDKPGPITKAEREMIVVATSSANQCQYCVVAHGAILRVRAKNPLIADQVAANYRKADITARQRAMLDFAMKVSARAYEVDDSDVRDLKGHGFTEEDVWDIAAIAAFFGMSNRLANVTSMRPNDEFFAMGR from the coding sequence ATGTCTGCGCCCGCCATCAGTCGCTTTCCCGTTCCCGACATCGCGACGCTGCCGGAGGATATCCGCTCGCGGATCGAGGCGGTTCAGGAGAAGTCCGGCTTCGTCCCCAACGTCTTTCTGACGCTCGCGCATCGTCCTGACGAGTTCCGGGCCTTCTTCGCCTATCACGACGCTCTGATGGACAAGCCCGGGCCGATCACCAAGGCCGAGCGCGAGATGATCGTGGTCGCGACCAGCAGCGCCAATCAATGCCAGTATTGTGTCGTCGCACACGGCGCCATCCTGCGCGTACGCGCGAAGAATCCGCTGATCGCGGATCAGGTCGCCGCCAATTATCGCAAGGCCGATATCACCGCGCGGCAACGGGCGATGCTCGATTTCGCGATGAAGGTCTCGGCGCGCGCCTATGAGGTGGACGACTCTGACGTCCGGGATCTCAAAGGACACGGATTCACCGAGGAGGACGTCTGGGACATCGCGGCCATCGCTGCCTTCTTCGGCATGTCGAACCGTCTCGCCAACGTCACCAGCATGCGTCCGAACGACGAATTCTTTGCGATGGGCCGCTGA
- a CDS encoding ABC transporter ATP-binding protein has translation MGEPAALRAMRSGDANVGTSPTGRRRERDAIGSSIAVREAVKRYGSFHAVDRISIDIEPGEFITLLGPSGSGKTTLLNLVAGFQSLDSGEILVDGKPVHNVPTHKRGFGMVFQSYALFPNMTVSQNVAFPLRMAGVDRATAERRVAETLEIMRLTEHATKSPSQMSGGQQQRVAIARAIVKRPKVVLMDEPLSALDRRLREQIQIEIRDLHRTIGSTILFVTHDQGEALTMSDRIAVLNAGRIVQIGRPVDIYRHPTDRFVASFVGESNLIEAEILQKRGSTLTMKNRAGYVFSAESRDTIDVGRATVLVRPERIAVSNEPSANSTPVSVTSAIFLGEILRIEAQMEGGDPLLIRCTDMADRPLPNVGDRLHVSWGAADCWVLA, from the coding sequence ATGGGTGAGCCCGCGGCTCTGCGCGCAATGCGCTCCGGCGATGCGAACGTTGGGACGTCGCCGACCGGCCGCCGCCGGGAACGCGACGCCATCGGATCGAGCATCGCAGTTCGCGAGGCAGTGAAAAGATACGGCAGCTTCCACGCGGTCGACCGCATCAGCATCGACATCGAGCCGGGCGAATTCATCACGCTTCTTGGCCCTTCCGGCAGCGGAAAGACGACGCTGCTGAACCTCGTGGCGGGCTTCCAGAGCCTCGACAGCGGCGAGATCCTCGTCGACGGCAAGCCTGTCCACAACGTTCCGACGCACAAGCGCGGCTTCGGCATGGTGTTCCAGAGCTACGCGCTGTTTCCGAACATGACGGTCAGCCAGAACGTCGCGTTTCCGCTTCGCATGGCCGGTGTCGATCGGGCGACTGCGGAGCGACGCGTCGCCGAAACGCTGGAGATCATGCGGCTGACGGAGCATGCGACGAAGTCTCCTTCGCAAATGTCCGGCGGGCAGCAGCAGCGCGTCGCAATCGCCCGCGCGATCGTCAAGAGGCCCAAGGTCGTGCTGATGGACGAGCCCCTCAGCGCCCTGGACCGGCGGTTGCGCGAGCAGATCCAGATCGAGATCCGCGACCTTCACCGGACCATCGGCAGCACGATCCTGTTCGTCACCCATGACCAGGGCGAAGCCCTGACGATGAGCGACCGCATCGCGGTACTCAACGCCGGCAGGATCGTTCAAATCGGCCGCCCGGTGGACATCTACCGGCATCCGACCGATCGTTTCGTCGCCTCGTTCGTCGGCGAGAGCAATCTGATCGAGGCCGAGATTCTGCAGAAGCGCGGCTCGACGCTGACGATGAAGAATCGCGCAGGATACGTGTTCAGCGCCGAAAGCCGGGACACGATCGACGTTGGGCGCGCAACGGTGCTCGTGCGTCCGGAACGCATCGCCGTGTCGAACGAGCCGAGTGCCAACTCGACGCCCGTCAGCGTCACGTCTGCGATCTTCCTCGGCGAGATCCTGCGGATCGAGGCGCAAATGGAGGGTGGAGATCCGCTCCTGATCCGGTGCACCGACATGGCCGACCGGCCATTGCCGAACGTCGGGGATCGTCTGCATGTGAGCTGGGGCGCCGCGGACTGCTGGGTGCTTGCATGA
- a CDS encoding carbohydrate kinase family protein, giving the protein MAHSHDVSVCGTYILDILGVPVTEIPPGGGRLLIEEIRLAVAGTAGGTVVPCARLGLKALAVGAVGSDEKADWMLNALEREGIDISLMERMAGSPTSATILPIRPDGSRPVMHARGASARWRIAPETQSAACRSKILHLGGVGSLLAMDGAPSVALLREAKAAGCTTTLDLIQARGETLALVEPLMPYVDFFMPSIDETHAMVGTADPAACARFFIEKGAGACAISMGADGSFVMTRDGRQFTVPAFEVKVRDTSGCGDSYTGGFIAGLVRDWDLLDCARLATATSAIVATGLGSGANLVSFEETAKAMNSLPVRKPAQA; this is encoded by the coding sequence ATGGCTCACTCTCACGACGTCAGCGTCTGCGGTACTTATATTCTGGATATTCTTGGCGTCCCGGTGACGGAGATTCCGCCGGGCGGCGGCCGCTTGCTGATCGAAGAAATTCGGCTCGCGGTCGCGGGCACCGCCGGCGGAACGGTCGTCCCTTGCGCGCGTCTCGGTCTGAAGGCGCTCGCGGTAGGCGCCGTCGGCTCCGACGAGAAGGCCGACTGGATGCTGAACGCGCTGGAGCGTGAAGGCATCGACATCTCTCTCATGGAGCGGATGGCCGGCAGTCCGACCTCGGCCACGATCCTGCCGATCCGGCCCGACGGCTCGCGTCCGGTCATGCACGCAAGGGGCGCTTCCGCCCGCTGGCGCATCGCACCCGAAACGCAAAGCGCCGCTTGCCGGAGCAAGATTCTGCATCTCGGCGGGGTTGGCTCCCTGCTGGCGATGGATGGAGCGCCGTCCGTCGCATTGCTGCGCGAGGCGAAGGCGGCCGGCTGCACGACGACGCTCGACCTGATCCAGGCTCGCGGCGAGACGTTGGCACTGGTCGAACCTCTGATGCCTTATGTCGACTTCTTCATGCCAAGCATTGACGAGACCCATGCGATGGTTGGGACCGCGGATCCGGCCGCATGCGCGCGCTTCTTCATCGAGAAGGGAGCCGGAGCCTGCGCTATCTCCATGGGCGCCGACGGCTCGTTCGTGATGACGCGCGACGGACGTCAGTTCACCGTACCTGCCTTCGAGGTGAAGGTTCGTGATACGTCGGGATGCGGCGATTCCTACACCGGCGGCTTCATCGCGGGTCTCGTGCGCGACTGGGATTTGCTGGACTGCGCCAGGCTTGCGACGGCGACATCCGCAATTGTCGCGACGGGTCTCGGCTCCGGCGCCAACCTCGTGTCATTTGAGGAGACCGCGAAGGCGATGAACTCGCTCCCCGTGCGCAAGCCCGCTCAGGCGTGA
- a CDS encoding xanthine dehydrogenase family protein molybdopterin-binding subunit — protein sequence MSDASATMNFARRDAADKLRGRTRYTIDRYLPGMLHAAILRAGVPSGRIARLDITKAARMPGVRAIVTAADAPGMIGIGIADHPLFARDVIRYDGEPIAAIAADTLVQARAALATIDVEIEPLPVVLTMADALAPGAPLVHPDWRNYEVLLEGGARGGNVAWEATVVRGDVDAAFARPDVYIIESSFRVGRQNHVAFEPRAVVASYEDGRFHIETSTQVPWTIRNATARLLGVPASQVRVTVPPVGGGFGLKFDLAIEPFAALLARASGRPVRLVNSREDEMLTCLFRENADIRIRSAVTRDGEIVGREAVVLMDCGAYGGEQVFLTTMTAHTLGGNYSLGAVRLVSRAVYTNTAPNGAFRACNGVYNTFALERHTDEIAARIGMDPLAFRRRNVLGDGDLGATGQVFEGDVLGPMLDRMDTLRDAAATPPKRTDGRLYGRATVVGTWFVFVGPSAATVNMNADGTATLVTSGVEIGSGSMMQALPQIVAGTLGLNPNDVIVRAADTDAAGYDVGVGGGRTTVSLGAASLSAAQEVRTKLLKVASEMIEAAPEDLVMRSGRIEIAGAPGSGRLISEVATRAQAQIGPISGTGAFTGAGVPSMPGCVAGHFIDAIDIPVFAVHDCEVAVDTETGHVEVLSYRVVQDVGRALNPRAIHGQIQGGVVQGLGYALHEEVTIGSNGRVCQNGFETYRVPLALDVLPVDINLYEGAPSIGPLGTKGAGEVPILNVAAAVACAVANATGKPVQELPLTPPRVLELLLDQKPTLSLSHIAAAWTDNLVRPHSGGGSN from the coding sequence ATGTCCGACGCTTCCGCAACCATGAATTTCGCGCGACGCGACGCGGCCGACAAGCTGCGCGGCCGCACGCGCTACACCATCGATCGTTACCTGCCCGGCATGCTGCACGCGGCGATCTTGCGCGCCGGCGTGCCGTCGGGCCGGATCGCCCGCCTCGACATCACCAAGGCTGCCCGCATGCCCGGTGTGCGCGCCATCGTCACCGCAGCCGATGCGCCCGGCATGATCGGAATCGGCATCGCCGACCACCCGCTGTTTGCCCGCGACGTGATCCGTTACGACGGCGAGCCGATCGCCGCGATCGCGGCGGACACGCTGGTGCAGGCGCGGGCCGCGCTTGCGACAATTGACGTCGAGATCGAACCGCTGCCCGTGGTTCTCACCATGGCGGATGCGCTTGCGCCTGGCGCTCCGCTCGTGCACCCCGACTGGCGGAACTACGAGGTTCTGCTCGAAGGCGGGGCCCGCGGAGGCAACGTCGCCTGGGAGGCGACCGTCGTTCGCGGCGACGTCGATGCCGCGTTTGCCCGGCCCGATGTCTACATCATCGAAAGCTCGTTCCGGGTCGGCCGCCAAAACCATGTCGCCTTCGAGCCGCGCGCGGTGGTCGCAAGTTATGAAGACGGGCGCTTCCACATCGAGACGTCGACCCAGGTGCCCTGGACCATCCGCAACGCAACCGCACGCCTGCTGGGCGTGCCGGCCTCCCAGGTTCGCGTCACCGTACCGCCGGTCGGCGGCGGCTTCGGCCTCAAATTCGATCTCGCGATCGAGCCCTTTGCAGCCTTGCTCGCGCGGGCAAGCGGACGGCCGGTCCGGCTGGTCAATTCGCGCGAGGACGAGATGCTCACCTGCCTCTTTCGCGAAAACGCCGACATCCGCATCCGCTCGGCGGTGACGCGCGATGGCGAGATCGTCGGACGCGAGGCCGTGGTCCTGATGGATTGCGGCGCGTATGGTGGCGAACAGGTTTTCCTGACCACGATGACCGCTCACACGCTCGGCGGAAATTATTCTCTTGGCGCGGTCCGGCTGGTCTCGCGCGCGGTCTATACCAACACCGCCCCGAACGGCGCTTTCCGCGCCTGCAACGGCGTCTACAACACCTTCGCGCTCGAGCGGCATACCGACGAAATCGCGGCCAGAATCGGCATGGACCCCCTCGCCTTCCGCCGCCGCAACGTGCTCGGCGACGGCGATCTCGGCGCCACCGGCCAGGTGTTCGAAGGCGACGTGCTCGGTCCGATGCTTGACCGGATGGATACGTTGCGCGATGCCGCCGCAACGCCGCCCAAGCGTACCGACGGCCGGCTCTATGGACGCGCGACGGTTGTCGGCACCTGGTTCGTCTTTGTCGGACCATCCGCCGCGACCGTGAACATGAATGCCGACGGGACGGCAACGCTGGTGACATCGGGCGTCGAGATCGGGTCAGGCTCCATGATGCAGGCTCTGCCTCAGATCGTGGCCGGCACGCTCGGCCTCAACCCCAACGATGTGATCGTCCGCGCGGCCGACACCGATGCCGCCGGCTACGATGTCGGTGTCGGAGGCGGCCGAACCACTGTCTCGCTCGGTGCCGCCAGTCTGTCGGCGGCGCAAGAGGTCCGCACGAAACTGTTGAAGGTCGCCTCCGAGATGATCGAGGCCGCGCCTGAGGATCTGGTCATGCGATCGGGGCGGATTGAAATCGCCGGAGCGCCCGGCTCCGGCCGCCTGATCTCCGAAGTCGCAACGCGTGCCCAGGCGCAGATCGGTCCGATCTCCGGCACCGGGGCCTTCACGGGAGCTGGCGTGCCCTCGATGCCCGGCTGCGTCGCCGGCCATTTCATCGACGCGATCGACATCCCCGTCTTCGCCGTCCATGATTGCGAGGTCGCCGTCGACACCGAGACAGGACACGTCGAGGTGTTGAGCTACCGCGTCGTCCAGGACGTTGGCCGCGCGCTGAACCCGCGCGCGATCCATGGCCAGATCCAGGGTGGCGTGGTTCAGGGATTGGGTTACGCCTTGCACGAGGAAGTCACGATCGGCAGCAATGGCCGCGTCTGTCAAAATGGCTTCGAGACCTACCGCGTGCCGCTGGCCCTCGATGTCTTGCCGGTCGATATCAACCTGTACGAAGGTGCGCCGTCGATCGGACCGCTAGGGACGAAGGGCGCCGGCGAAGTTCCGATCCTGAATGTCGCGGCCGCCGTCGCATGTGCCGTCGCCAACGCAACCGGAAAGCCTGTCCAGGAACTGCCATTGACTCCGCCGCGGGTGCTCGAACTCCTCCTCGACCAAAAGCCAACTCTCTCCCTGTCCCACATTGCCGCGGCCTGGACAGACAATCTGGTGCGCCCGCACAGCGGTGGCGGATCGAATTGA
- a CDS encoding molybdopterin-dependent oxidoreductase, with protein sequence MSRIKRIPHCSHWGAYTILVEDDRIVGVEPFEHDPAPSPIIHSIAEWANPERRVLRPMVRSGWLDKREKSDRRGRGREKFVAVSWNEATTLVADEVRRVAGTFGNASIFAGSYGWTNSGRLHHASSLLKRMLNLVGGFTRHVDTYSIAAGPVILRHTLGSDDACGGHANTLDTIAQHTETLVVFGALSPRTAQNEAGGIGSHRLETYLRKIVGRGVKVIHVSPLKDDLPEWVDAEWWPIRPNTDAALMLGLAGEIVKAGRHDADFLARCTSGADRLLGYLEGKPDGVRKEAAWAANICGLDADRIAALASRLVDTRSMLTVSWSLQRAHHGEQPFWAALGLASVVGQIGLPGGGVGYGYASLGGVGAPLNLGRSPAISQLTRPIDSFIPVARISDMLLNPGKPFSYEGEIRTYPDTRLVYWAGGNPYHHHQDLNRLSEAWTRPETIIVQDPMFTATAQRADIVLPATTSIERNDLAGNRRSDFILAMKKAIEPLGQSRSDFEIFNAIAGRLGVADRFNEGRDEMGWVRHLYEACRSDASQRFGFAMPDFDAFWEAGYARCPVKAGHTFLSDFRNEPEAHPLRTESGKIVLGSETLARLDYADCRPHPAWIEPAEWLGNAAEAGQMHLISHQPAGRLHSQLETGASSRAMKRNGREQARLHPDDAAALGIADGRTIRIWNRRGECLATAEVTDKVRQGVLVLPTGAWFTPTGNSGLEVAGNPNVLTLDIGTSQFGQGCSAHTCLVRVEPYAADRRDAFEAYQETLVALAAV encoded by the coding sequence ATGAGCAGGATCAAGCGGATTCCGCATTGCAGCCATTGGGGTGCGTACACGATTCTCGTCGAGGACGATCGCATCGTCGGTGTCGAGCCGTTCGAGCACGATCCGGCACCTTCCCCGATCATCCATTCCATTGCCGAATGGGCCAATCCCGAGCGGCGCGTGCTGCGACCGATGGTTCGCTCGGGCTGGCTCGACAAGCGCGAAAAGAGCGATCGCCGCGGACGCGGCCGGGAGAAATTCGTCGCGGTCAGCTGGAACGAGGCGACGACGCTGGTCGCCGACGAAGTGCGCCGCGTTGCCGGTACGTTCGGCAACGCGTCGATCTTCGCGGGTTCCTATGGTTGGACCAATTCCGGCCGCCTGCATCATGCTTCCTCGCTTCTGAAGCGCATGCTCAATCTGGTGGGCGGCTTCACCAGGCACGTCGACACCTATTCGATCGCGGCAGGTCCCGTGATCCTGCGCCACACGCTCGGCAGCGACGACGCATGCGGCGGCCACGCCAATACGCTCGACACGATCGCGCAGCACACCGAGACGCTGGTGGTGTTCGGTGCTCTCTCGCCGCGAACCGCGCAAAACGAGGCCGGAGGAATTGGCAGCCATCGCCTCGAGACTTATCTCAGGAAAATCGTCGGACGCGGCGTCAAGGTCATCCACGTCTCGCCGCTGAAGGACGACCTGCCGGAGTGGGTCGATGCCGAATGGTGGCCGATCCGGCCGAACACGGATGCTGCGCTGATGCTCGGGCTTGCCGGCGAGATCGTGAAGGCGGGCCGGCACGATGCGGATTTCCTGGCGCGCTGCACCAGCGGCGCGGATCGTCTGCTTGGCTACCTGGAAGGCAAGCCGGATGGCGTGCGCAAGGAGGCTGCGTGGGCCGCGAACATCTGCGGCCTCGATGCGGACAGGATCGCGGCGCTGGCTAGCCGCCTGGTCGACACGCGGAGCATGCTGACGGTGAGCTGGAGCCTGCAGCGTGCACATCACGGCGAACAGCCGTTCTGGGCGGCGCTCGGACTTGCATCGGTTGTCGGCCAGATCGGGTTGCCGGGCGGCGGCGTCGGCTACGGCTACGCCTCCCTGGGCGGCGTCGGGGCACCGCTCAACCTTGGTCGCTCTCCTGCCATTTCACAGCTGACGAGACCGATCGACAGCTTCATTCCGGTGGCGCGGATCAGCGACATGCTGCTCAATCCCGGCAAGCCGTTCAGCTACGAAGGCGAGATCCGCACCTATCCGGATACGAGGCTGGTGTATTGGGCGGGCGGCAATCCCTACCATCATCACCAGGACCTCAATCGCCTGTCGGAAGCCTGGACGAGGCCCGAAACGATCATCGTGCAGGACCCGATGTTCACGGCGACGGCCCAGCGGGCCGACATCGTGCTGCCGGCAACCACATCGATCGAGCGCAACGATCTTGCCGGCAATAGGCGCTCGGATTTCATCCTGGCGATGAAGAAGGCGATCGAGCCGCTGGGCCAATCCCGCTCCGACTTCGAGATCTTCAATGCGATCGCAGGCAGGCTCGGGGTGGCCGATCGGTTCAACGAAGGCCGGGACGAAATGGGCTGGGTCCGCCATCTCTATGAAGCCTGCCGCAGCGACGCCTCGCAGCGCTTCGGCTTCGCGATGCCGGATTTCGATGCGTTCTGGGAGGCCGGCTATGCCCGCTGCCCGGTCAAAGCAGGGCATACGTTCCTGTCCGACTTCCGCAACGAGCCCGAGGCGCATCCACTCAGAACCGAGAGTGGAAAGATCGTCCTCGGCAGCGAGACGTTGGCCAGGCTGGACTATGCCGATTGCCGCCCGCATCCCGCGTGGATCGAGCCGGCTGAATGGCTGGGCAACGCCGCCGAGGCGGGCCAGATGCACCTCATCTCGCACCAGCCGGCCGGCCGTCTTCACAGCCAGCTCGAAACCGGCGCATCGAGCCGGGCCATGAAACGCAATGGCCGTGAACAGGCTCGCCTTCATCCTGACGACGCGGCCGCACTCGGCATCGCCGACGGCCGGACGATCCGCATCTGGAACCGCCGTGGCGAGTGCCTCGCGACGGCAGAGGTCACCGACAAGGTCCGTCAAGGCGTGCTGGTGCTTCCGACCGGCGCCTGGTTCACGCCGACCGGCAATAGCGGTCTGGAGGTCGCGGGCAATCCGAACGTGCTCACGCTCGATATCGGCACATCCCAATTCGGCCAGGGCTGCTCGGCCCATACCTGCCTGGTGCGGGTCGAGCCCTACGCCGCCGATCGGCGCGATGCGTTCGAGGCCTATCAAGAAACGCTCGTCGCGCTTGCGGCAGTCTAA
- a CDS encoding CoA transferase subunit A, translated as MVLSEPRAMAKHIEPGMRVALPVDYAGVSMAMTRPIIEHGAGNLDLVCVPTGGLQVDQLVGAGLVRTVETSAVSLGEAGAAPRFNAAVKEGAVRLKDATCPAIHAGLMAAQKGSPFMPLRGLIGTDLLRHRDDWRVVDNPLADGGDPIVLIPAIKPDLTIFHVPMADRFGNVWIGRRRELAAMAYASRTVLVTVERIVEQNLLADEMSAAGVLPALYVTAVARAPKGAWPYGLWGEYPADSAEIARYAKAARTADGFSAYMAQAQMEPA; from the coding sequence ATGGTGTTGAGCGAGCCTCGCGCAATGGCGAAGCACATCGAGCCGGGCATGCGTGTAGCGCTCCCGGTCGACTACGCCGGCGTCTCCATGGCGATGACGCGGCCCATCATCGAGCATGGTGCGGGCAATCTCGATCTCGTCTGCGTGCCAACCGGCGGATTGCAGGTGGACCAGCTTGTCGGCGCCGGTCTTGTCCGGACCGTGGAAACCAGCGCCGTGTCGCTGGGTGAAGCCGGTGCAGCGCCCCGGTTCAACGCTGCGGTCAAGGAGGGTGCCGTTCGACTGAAGGACGCAACGTGTCCTGCCATCCATGCCGGCCTGATGGCGGCGCAGAAGGGCAGCCCCTTCATGCCGCTCCGGGGGCTGATCGGAACGGATCTGCTCCGCCATCGCGACGATTGGCGCGTCGTCGACAATCCGCTGGCGGATGGAGGCGATCCGATCGTGCTGATTCCTGCCATCAAGCCGGACCTCACGATCTTCCACGTGCCCATGGCTGATCGCTTCGGCAATGTCTGGATCGGCCGTCGACGCGAGCTCGCCGCAATGGCCTACGCTTCTCGCACCGTTCTGGTCACGGTGGAGCGAATCGTCGAGCAAAATCTGCTTGCCGACGAGATGAGCGCTGCCGGCGTGCTGCCGGCACTCTACGTCACGGCAGTTGCGCGCGCCCCGAAGGGGGCGTGGCCCTACGGTCTGTGGGGTGAATATCCGGCCGACAGCGCGGAGATCGCGCGCTATGCCAAGGCCGCGCGAACGGCGGACGGCTTCTCTGCCTATATGGCGCAGGCCCAGATGGAACCCGCGTGA
- a CDS encoding CoA transferase, with protein sequence MAEVLPREVLICTIARLLDGVRHVAVGASSPIPAAGAMLLRAMKEAGGAVGPRISILGSVEHNFFTNGSAELFDCAGQGRIDAFFLGGGQIDGFGNVNLVGTGDYPRSSVRWPGSFGSAYLYFVVPRVILFREEHTPRVFVEHVDFISAPGVSPEGVFRSGGPIALLTGKGLFRFDKTRPGFDLESVHPGHDLAEIKQATGFRFGHDAEPRQTPLPDRSTLDLLRGRVFDELAETYPEFAAQMRRDLAAVDA encoded by the coding sequence ATGGCCGAAGTCCTCCCCCGCGAAGTGCTGATTTGCACGATCGCGCGGCTGCTCGACGGGGTCAGGCACGTCGCCGTAGGCGCCTCCTCTCCGATTCCTGCCGCCGGCGCGATGCTGCTGCGTGCCATGAAGGAAGCGGGCGGCGCTGTCGGTCCACGCATCTCCATTCTCGGCTCTGTCGAGCATAATTTCTTCACCAACGGTTCGGCGGAGCTGTTCGATTGTGCCGGTCAGGGCCGGATCGATGCGTTCTTCCTCGGTGGCGGACAGATCGACGGCTTCGGCAACGTGAACCTCGTCGGCACCGGTGATTATCCGCGCTCCAGCGTGCGCTGGCCCGGCTCGTTCGGGTCGGCCTATCTCTACTTCGTCGTGCCGCGGGTCATTCTCTTCCGCGAGGAGCATACGCCCCGTGTCTTCGTCGAGCACGTGGACTTCATCAGCGCGCCGGGCGTCAGTCCCGAGGGGGTCTTCCGGAGCGGCGGCCCCATTGCCCTCCTGACCGGCAAGGGACTCTTCCGCTTCGACAAGACGCGGCCGGGGTTCGACCTGGAGAGCGTCCATCCCGGGCACGATCTCGCGGAGATCAAGCAAGCGACAGGATTCCGGTTTGGCCATGATGCCGAGCCGCGGCAGACCCCGCTGCCCGATCGATCGACGCTCGACCTGCTCCGCGGCCGTGTGTTCGACGAACTCGCCGAGACCTATCCCGAATTCGCCGCGCAGATGCGGCGCGATCTCGCGGCGGTCGACGCATGA
- a CDS encoding SDR family NAD(P)-dependent oxidoreductase: protein MARHAIVTGASRGIGRAIAMGLARRGYDLALTDIAPQEKVLLETVADIAALGGRCIPVLGDVSDLGDCKRAMAEAVQGLGHIDVLVNNAGILRLATIDELTTETWDQTFAVNTRGVFQMTQSVVPHMKERKYGRIVNIASLAARTGGPGQSHYAASKSAVVGFTRVSSMEFGGFGITVNAVCPGIIVTEMGMNNLRDPERVAYFEKVTDLHRLGQPEDVVGPVAFFASDDSAFVTGQALNVDGGIFYS from the coding sequence ATGGCCCGACATGCAATCGTTACGGGAGCAAGCCGCGGAATTGGCCGAGCAATCGCCATGGGTCTTGCCAGGCGCGGCTATGATCTCGCGCTGACCGACATCGCACCTCAGGAGAAAGTCCTGCTCGAGACCGTCGCCGATATCGCCGCGCTCGGGGGTCGTTGCATCCCGGTGCTTGGCGACGTCAGCGATCTCGGGGATTGTAAGCGGGCCATGGCGGAAGCCGTGCAGGGGCTGGGACACATCGACGTCCTCGTCAACAACGCCGGCATCCTCCGACTGGCGACGATCGACGAGCTGACCACCGAGACATGGGATCAGACATTCGCCGTGAACACGCGGGGCGTCTTCCAGATGACCCAATCCGTGGTGCCGCACATGAAGGAGCGCAAATACGGACGGATCGTCAACATCGCCTCGCTCGCGGCACGAACGGGCGGTCCGGGACAGTCCCACTACGCCGCGTCGAAGTCGGCCGTGGTCGGCTTCACCCGGGTTTCGTCCATGGAGTTCGGAGGCTTCGGCATCACGGTCAATGCCGTATGCCCGGGCATCATCGTGACCGAGATGGGGATGAACAATCTCCGTGATCCCGAGCGCGTCGCCTATTTCGAGAAGGTCACGGACTTGCACCGGCTTGGGCAGCCGGAGGACGTCGTCGGGCCCGTGGCGTTTTTCGCGTCCGATGATTCAGCGTTTGTGACAGGTCAGGCCCTCAACGTGGACGGAGGTATTTTCTACAGCTAA